A segment of the Streptomyces sp. NBC_01235 genome:
GTACGACAACCCGATCTCTCTCAACCGCGTTGTCAGTGGGGCACTGTAGCGTCGTGATCGGTGGAAGGACCGTTTCTCACGTGGGAGTGCACTATGACCGTCAACCGCGAACAGGCTCCGCTCAAGGTCGTGTTGACCGACATCAACACGAAGGTGGTCGAGGCCTGGCAGGCGGCGTTCGCCGACACCCCCGAGATCGAGATCCGCAAGGGCTCGATCCTCGACGAGGACGTCGACGCCTGGGTGAGCCCGACCAACTCGCGGGGCCTGATGAACGGCGGGGTCGACGCGGCCATCAAGCGCCACCTCGGAGCGGGCATCCAACTGCGCGTGCAGCGGGCGATCCGCGACCGGTTCGAGGGAAGGCTCCCGGTGGGCAGCGCGGTGTGCGTCCCGTCCGGGGCGGTCAACCCGAAGTACCTGATCTCGACGCCGACGATGGAGACGTCCTCGCAGAACGTGAGCGAGACCCTGAACGTGGCCCTGGCCTGCGCCGCCGCGTTCCAGGCGATCCACCAGCGCAACGAGGAGGCTGCGGGCAGCATCGGGTCGGTGGCACTGGTCGGCATGGGCGCCCACACCGGCCGGGTACCGGCACGGGTGTGCGCCAACCTGATGTGGACGGGCTACACGCTCTTCAACGACCACCGCTTCGATGACTACGACGACCTGCGCGC
Coding sequences within it:
- a CDS encoding macro domain-containing protein; the encoded protein is MTVNREQAPLKVVLTDINTKVVEAWQAAFADTPEIEIRKGSILDEDVDAWVSPTNSRGLMNGGVDAAIKRHLGAGIQLRVQRAIRDRFEGRLPVGSAVCVPSGAVNPKYLISTPTMETSSQNVSETLNVALACAAAFQAIHQRNEEAAGSIGSVALVGMGAHTGRVPARVCANLMWTGYTLFNDHRFDDYDDLRATIVAQLDDIESAPAETRVRITPPKRSASRR